Part of the Zingiber officinale cultivar Zhangliang chromosome 6A, Zo_v1.1, whole genome shotgun sequence genome, ATAAGGAGGCTCTAAGTGACCTTCTCTATGTTCACTACAATCTTAAGCTTCAACCGAAAGGAAAGGCTGCAGATGCTGATCCTATCATTCTTGATGACATAGATATGACTTCAGGTTGGGTGGAAGAAACAGAAAATCACAATTCGACCCAATGGCTGGATCGGTTTAGCTCTGCCTTGGGTGGTGGAGACTTGAATGCCAGGCAGTTTAGTGCTACGTCCATCTTTAATTCAAATGACATATTTGGTTTGTGATATATGTATAAAAAGTATAGCTTTTTTTGTTTCTCCATCACTAGAATTAGTGCTTAGAAATGTTGTATCAAACGTACCTAATATGAGATCCTTGTATGTATACGAGTGTATGTATATATTCCTTTCTTAGATATATGAACTCTAATGCTCTTCTGTAGCACatctatttattttgattttaaaagaactcaaaaatataaatatattaactTTGACAATAAGTTTTACCAACTTCATCGAACTGAAGAAAGATTGGAGAGTGAAGTGGGAGGATTGATTGGCAATGGATTTAGTTCAGTTTAGAACATTTGTatttaactatatatatatatatatgaaaatgaAGTAGCTACCACATCGATGGGCAGGATAATGAAGACAAATTGATGATAGAAGAATAAAACTTAATAAAACCCTTCTACATCAAGGAAAATGCTAATATTGGTATCAAAGATTTTACCAGCATCTCATTATTAATTTCCATGTTACATTTCTATCTCAGCATATGCAACAataatcccaagaatatatgtaCATATAATGCGTTCTATCTACTAAACAAAATCCCAATACAGCCAACGGATAGGTATGGTATAGGGGTACAGAAAGATTTCAGCCCTTTGCAGCACATATGTATGCAAAAACTAGGTGAAGAGCCAAGTAGGATCTGATCCATGAGAATCTAAACAACAAGGGCAAGCAAGAAATGCCATTCGACAATGATGTCTCAAAATATGTCGGTTTTGGTGTCGATGGGCAACCAAGCAATTGAATCAGCTTCTCTACAGGCAATACCCGGAACTTGGTTGGTGTATTAAGAGCAACATTGTCCACGCGATGTTCATAGATCTTTCCATTCTTATCAAGTTTGTATTCAGAGTTCCCATCGAACCGGCCATGACTCTCCCAAGGCACCCTAGGAACACTATGAACAATCCAGCGAACCATTATTACATTCTCTgcaggctgccatatactcacgATATTAATACTTAGAGCTCGGAACAAAACACGCCCAGTGAATCTTATTGCCCAGAATATACGTTTGTAATTGTCAATACCAACAAACGAGTTCAAAGGATCCTTGAAGACAATATCATCCCTGAACCACAACAAAAGATGTATCTTAGCCCGGTAGCTATAAATTATACAGAAAATAAAATGTAAGCTGATTAAATATCAAGTTGGCACAGATATAAATAAAATACATCTTCCGATGAGATAAGGAACACTTCATAGTACAAGATTAAACATGGACACCGAATAAATGATTTACTATTGATTGGCAGTCTTCCCTCCGGGAAGGCAACATCAGCAGGATAGTTGTTTAGGAAAAAAATTGTTGGGcagtgcaccagaatcaaatatGAATTTTGATGTTGTTAAATATAAGTTAAATCTTATTGTGATCTGATGATTTGACTAAGTATAGAGACTATTTACTCAACCAGAAAAGTCTTAGTCGTGACTagacagtaaagtccaaacagatctggaGGACCCGATGTTTGGCTAGTAGATTGAGATAAACAACTAGAGTGGAGCAACGGGGAGGTCGTGTCCTGAAAAAGGACAAACCCTAGATCGCTGATCCAAATGAAGAAACCGGCAGGTTTCTAAGTTAAAATCAAGATAGATTTTACTGTCTTTGCCTATTCATgcattattactgtgctaactttgtgttacgGGAATATTTTATACTACATTGAAGACTAACTCTATTTACagaatccaagtggatcaatcgaccgaacaggaggatcagtcgaccgaatcaaGTTGACATAGTGAGCATATCAAAGCAGAGCACTTTTGGTACaaggggatcagtcgatcgaacccatTTTGGTAAACAACCTGAAAGATCGAAATCTCGACAAACTTGGAATTCAAGCAGATCGATAGACTGAACccaaggatcgatcgaccgaacattaAATAGCATTGATGTCGAAACAGATTCGGGTCGCAGCGAAAAAGGCAGTTTAAAGGATCAATCATTTTCTAttaatccttcaattggtattagagtcaaGTTGCTTTGAATTAACTTAACCGTTTTTCGAACACTTTAATAatcgtttcttttctttttgttaaaaagaatttttttatattCTCTTTTCTTCTAATTAACTTAACCGTTTTTCGAACACTTTAATAatcgtttcttttctttttgttaaaaagaatttttttatattctcttttcttctttttctcgcactgctaatcccaagacaagagtcttggaaattctttttatttctcaatTTTTGGTGCAGGAACAAATGGCATAATCTGCAGGATACTCCACCGTGCATCCTCCTATATTCGATGGAAGTGGTTTCCCATACTGGAAAAAGAGGAAGTTTTTCTCAAAACAGACATTGACCAATGACTCATTATCCGATGCGGTTACACATCACCAGTCAACAACTCGGAGGAATGGaccgaagaaataaagaagaaaatacaaattgattcaaaggcattcaacactttacaatgtagattatcaaaagaagaattaaACCGAGTCGGGCCTTTCGACAATGCAAAAGATTTGTAGGATACGTCAgtcaaactacatgaagggacaaacGACACAAAGACAATAAAATGTAatcttttattaaattcattactaaatattaaaatgctagatggtAAGTCAGCAAGCCAACTACATATCATCAGCCATCAACTAGAGAATCGTGATATTATCAAGTACACACTTAACTCATTTCCTTGAAACTCCTGATGGCCATCTATTGTAaatgcctataaagtttcaaagaagctttccattattaaattagatgGGCTATTTTGCGAATTAACATTACATGAATAGACAGACTTGAGTCAGATCGAGAAAGGGTTAGCTTTGTATTCAAGACCAAACAAGGAAGCTAAGCCCCGATCAAAACCAGAACTAAAGCACTTGAGTCATATAGCATTTATGGCAAAAATTGAAGAGTCAGAATCTGAGTCTAAAGATGAATACGAGTCAAAGTCCGATAATGAGTCCAAGAGaagtcacggatccgtatccgtttttcGAAAGACCCAATAAGGTAACTTTCAATTCGAAGTCTGAAATGTTGAAAgtaattaaatgcttgtttaaaaaatttacaaaatcCAAGGAACAAAATACttactatttaaaaaaattaaccaccttaaggagcaagttataGCTTGAAtcacttgactaaccaagttcaagttggaacttcaactcaagttgcaaaacttgagtaAGAAAATTCCAACCTGAAAGGTCAAGTGGAGCGACTCAAGAAGATGTTGGAAAAGTTCAACTTGGGATCCCAATGTCGAAACATGATTCTTGGGTCTCAACGAGCCGTATACAACAGATCCGGACTCGGATATAAACCAAACACAACCAACAAATTATATTTGTCTTTACTTAGTCAAAACGTTAGAAAACAAGTCAAGCATGGGTATCGTACCTAAATCATGTTTAACTAAACTAATTGAACCGGATCAATATTTGGTTCCCAAGAGTCAGATCCATCTCTTAGACAtaccatatctaagctatgactcaggggagcGAATAGAAAAATTGTTCATTCTACTAATTGTTCATCCTACTTGATTTATTGAATATGCATGTTTAGGTTTAGATTTACTTTTCTGCTTAAATTAGGAATAGTTAGAAATAAAAAGACTtaccaaaccctaataacatagcatcggaatggattgagatgatagtatgccaaggAAATTTTATCGAatgcatgtctaggttgaatcaTATGTGTTCTACTTGGTGCACTAGACCTAGTAGATATTGTTAGTACCCCGTggaagttttgatgtggtcaactaagttaagttagatcctgtgtatttgatcattgtgtctaagtttccgggagcttaggaacacaagaagtcgagcgaaagacacagctagtgagaaggatgacacaaaaAGGAaatcgacgggctcagtgcatccgagggacgaggtgctgcaaaagagtacaccagtggatgagaaagacgtgcacgacgttcgagggacaagaagccaaggaagaagcctgctcgaggagaaggccgaaaaatgggttcgagtgagctctattccagttggccaaaatcacccaagcgaacggaacaGCAGAAGAGCAAAACGGAGTTGTTGgagctgctgaaggcgcctccaacgttgcaagaggcgccctcgcgcctttttggtggaaggcgccttcaagccttcatggaaggcgccttcaatcacttgaaggcaccttagacGGGGCAAGTTGATGAGGATATAGTCTTATCCTCGCTGGACGCGCCTTCCAGCTTGTTGGAGGCGTCTTCTAGCCCCGGATAGAATTTTCcaaggctataaaaagacccctataGGTAGGAAATCaacatcaactcttgtattcatttcctagcaattgtctgagcgttcaacgagtgtaagaggcttctctgccttcatcgaaggagacttttagtgcttttcatttgtcttggattaacaatcacctaagttgtaaccaagtaaatttctttgcctcttcttttattttgtagttgtttaatttacttgttataattaTACTGGTGCTACTAATCGAGTTGAAAGTCGGGAAAGGTTCATTTTtgttttcaggcaattcacccctcttgtcggccgcaTGGGTCCTAACAAAtatgaccgaagctaccccagtcaaacatgagctagttagaccaaaacctaTTAAGTTCTTTGGAATAGTCGTTTTTGGAAAGTTATCTCAgatgtggttactctaatgatgtctattGTGACTCACCACAGTCTAGAGGCTTACCTTATAAATTCCTTCttaattaacccaaagctaagtttgaatctaacaagaGTTAAACAACCTTTTCAAGAATTCTTAataattcaaaccaatttaatataaactTAACATTAATTAATGAAACAAAATTAACTaagaaaattaataaattaatcaaatttataaccaataatcaatcaattaattttaaaattactaaattaccttttattcaaaattaatttaataaattactttaatctaaattaattaaataattatctaAAAGTAAACATTTAAATCAACATTAATCATAATTAATCTTCTTAATCAAAACAAATTAATTtaacaataaattaaccaaatttAACTCTCAACTTAATCAacctaattaattcaaaaattatctaATTTAATAAGAGTTTAAATGATCTTAATAATTTCAGCTAATATAATTTAATGCAAAATTAACAttagttaattcaaaattaatcaactgaTTATTACGTTACTTTAATCTAAAATTAATCTACAACTTAAACTAATcatcttattttattttcaaattacttcaaatttaactaataaattattaatcctaaattaattgataaatacaaataataattaattaatcttaatcaatttgaaattagaaaaaaaaaaggggactccggtgcatgaagctcccgctaagcggggtcccggggaaggattcattgtaTGTAACCTTActctactttttgcaagaggttgtttccctTGAAAATTTTCAGATTTGGTGTTTATTGATACCCCAATTTTTTGATGTGTCAGAGGAGAGATATTATGGTATAAATTCAGGGGAGTTATTGAGCTAGGAGGAGAGTTATGGAAAAATGTTTGTTTACTTATCCCtgcatattttaaatttaactgtgaaccttggttgtcaaacatcaaaaagggaaagattgttggtgcatggTGCACCAGAATTAAACCCGAGTTTTGATGATgtcaaagatttaagttaagtcttgttatgatctgatgatttaactaagtgtgtaggataTTTACTCAACTGGAAAAACCCTAGTCGCGGTTAGGCAATAAAGTCCAAATCGATCTGGAGAACCCGATGTTTGGTTGGTAGATTGAGATAAACAACTAGAGTGGAGCAACAAGGAGGTCGTGTCCTGAGAAGggacaaaccctaggtcgctgatccaactgaagaaactgacaagtttccaagttgagatcaagacaattttACTGTATTTTCCTATTCATGCATTACTACTGTATTAACTTTGTGTTACAAGGATATTTTATCCTACTGTGaagactaactctattttgcataaTCCAAGTGGATtacaaggatcggtcgatcgaacccaagAATCGGTCGATTGAACATTAAATAGCATTGACGTCGAAGCAAATTCGGAGTGCAACGAAGAAGGCAGCTTAGAGGATCACTCGACCGaacaattaatgctcttaattacgCAAAGATTCAGATCTTGTCACCGAAGGAAAGCACAGTGCTCAGTCGACCGAtaaagggttcagtcgaccgaatggtTTTTCAATCGACCGATCAACACTTATAAAAGCAAGCTTCAAGCACCAAGCCGAAGTAATATTCTGCATTCCACTGTCCTACTGCGTTGCTGCTAGTGCTACTTCAGATCTTCCACTCAGCGTGCAAGCTACATCACTAAGAAGCTCCGACGATCTTCGTTGTTGTATTGTCAGTATTTTTAGTTAGCTTGCATTCTTTTGTATTAACTTCACTGTATGCATTACCTCTTTTCCAAAGTTTTCAGAAGAAGGAATTTTACTGGATTACTCAATGgtgcaatcaaggatcgcggatcttgaagtaggagtcgccacaagctctgaaccaagtaaccgaacgagtttacttgttttcattttctttccgCTGCTACTTTGATATTTCgaattgaaaagaaaagtttttaaaacgaaTGTCCTTTAAAAACGACCAATGGGACGGGAAATTGCTGCTAACAATATTTGATTGCTAGTCATAAACACTAATACTAAAGATAAACAATGTGTTTGGAATGGCATTGAAATGATGAATAGCAATAGAATAAAATGTTTTCCCAAAAACCATGTAGATCGTCTCATGTGGAAGGACCTAAGTGTTATCAGCAAGATGCATTTAGTTTTAAGTTTCAATGTCGTCTTTGCTGGGAAACCTCTCAACTCATGCCAAATTCTGGAAGGAGACAAGCATTCCCTATATGGCAATTAGATTTTCCACTATCTCTTTTCTGGAAGCATCTCAACCATTGCTACCACATTTGGCAGCCAGCCTTGGGACATTTCTAATGATGCAGCATATGCAGTTcaaatctcacaagtcatagccCTATATAATAGTTACTTGAATATTTGGCATTCACCAGAAGTCTTGCAACAACAAGACAATTTCTTGCTTAAGTCACTTTATCTAACTAGATCATGTCAAAATTATGCATGATATAACTGAACTAATATCAACCATCTCAATGATGTCATGAATAATGATCTTCAGTTGGATCTTTCTCCATTATAGTTTACCAACGAAGATGTAAGAGTTTATGATCTGGTTTATTTTATTGCACTGATTTATTCTAAAATAGTCTGTTTTTGTTGCACTAAAACCTTACTTCAAATGGTTCTTTCACTCCTTATGAGGAGGGCAGGTCCATTGCAAACTTCAACAGCAGAAAACCCAAGACCTTATTAAAGTGAAACTGATCGATCTGGTTAGCTAGTACTTGGTTTTTGAAGGATCCAATGTTCTAAGCAGATCTCCCACAATATTGTATAGCCTATTCAGATAGAGCAGAGGTTCTGGAATCTTGATAGTAACTTATGCATTCTAAGCCAAGGCCTCTATCTAGATAGACTGTACTTAGTTTGGAGATCCATCTCTTGGAGGAAGGTAAGATCTTCAAGTCTAACTTGTGCTCAAGTTCCAGTTCTCTTAAGGTATATCTGGCTCAAAGATCATTTCATCGAAAAGATATCAACCAGTGAAATTGCTTCAATTGGATTGCCTATTAATTTTTGCTATCCCCAAGCAAGTATTTGGAAAATTAGTAAGATGTGAGTAATTTACTGGTTCACATCTTTTTACCTTCTCTTAATATGGTTTTGATTATAGAGTTATGGCTTTATACTCCAGAAGTTCTCAGATAGGACTGTTGTACAAACTAAATGTCATCATAAGTTCAATTTGTGCCGCATATCCAATTTTGTCATGATGTGGGCAAAATTACCATCTCTGAGGACCACTGAGATGTTGACGTGTCCATGATGGGGAACTAAGACTTTGAACAGAGCTGAATTCACATTTAGTATTGCAATGAATGGGGAAGTTACAAATGTTTGGTCAGATCAATCAGTGGATTACCCACTATCTCCGTGGATTGCTAAGATGTTGTGTATCCATGACGGGTATCGAGTAGTTTGAATACACTAATAGCGTGTATTCTAGATGCAAAGAATGTAGAAAGCATACACATCTAGTCAAGCCAGTTAAAGATCAAGGTCCCAGGGATGGATAGGATGTAT contains:
- the LOC121998345 gene encoding uncharacterized protein LOC121998345, with amino-acid sequence MAFLLPLTDASANPVVKPRPFRWTISGAVDSRKRTPAWCSARGLVKDEALGRVIRVCDPLCGAGGSFVLSPILSFPLLGSASPSSPPSPSLKPQQERDEEEEKQRYYVNMGYAIRSLREDCPDIFQREPNFSIYRDDIVFKDPLNSFVGIDNYKRIFWAIRFTGRVLFRALSINIVSIWQPAENVIMVRWIVHSVPRVPWESHGRFDGNSEYKLDKNGKIYEHRVDNVALNTPTKFRVLPVEKLIQLLGCPSTPKPTYFETSLSNGISCLPLLFRFSWIRSYLALHLVFAYICAAKG